A part of Nocardioides plantarum genomic DNA contains:
- a CDS encoding sensor histidine kinase: MSRTSTTSTTQGRVDHLVDAALFVFCASAMAVETTVSEKAVTTPAAYVAVVLASAPVLLWRRWPLLAGVLTMTLMFGVLETTHLYQTIAFPAVVCGYGLALRLGRRVALPAGVVTMALVLVILAIYSPHSLWGWDTVRNLGFVAVPLALGVAGHERRLASAALLERAESAERTREEETLRRVGEERLRIARDVHDVVAHAMVAINVQAGVGAHLLDRDPEQARATLRDIKKVSGDALGDLRSMLGLLRQQDDEPGAPVVPTQGLREIDDLREGLASAGVDLDLSIDASADLLPAAVGSTGYRIVQEALTNVMRHVGPTSARVRVTRDDDGIAQVVRIEVEDDGVTEPRTGTLAGTLVGAGSGNGLRGMRERAAAVGGSLEAGPRAGGGWRVSATLPIGAP; encoded by the coding sequence ATGAGCAGGACGAGCACGACGAGCACCACGCAGGGCCGCGTCGACCACCTGGTCGACGCGGCCCTGTTCGTCTTCTGCGCGAGCGCCATGGCCGTCGAGACCACGGTCTCCGAGAAGGCTGTGACCACGCCCGCGGCCTACGTCGCCGTGGTCCTCGCCTCCGCGCCGGTCCTGCTGTGGCGGCGGTGGCCGCTCCTGGCCGGCGTCCTGACGATGACCCTGATGTTCGGGGTGCTCGAGACCACCCACCTCTACCAGACCATCGCCTTCCCGGCGGTGGTGTGCGGCTACGGCCTCGCGCTGCGCCTGGGCCGCAGGGTGGCGCTGCCGGCCGGCGTGGTGACCATGGCGCTGGTCCTGGTCATCCTGGCGATCTACAGCCCGCACTCGCTGTGGGGGTGGGACACCGTGCGCAACCTCGGGTTCGTGGCCGTGCCGCTCGCGCTCGGCGTCGCCGGGCACGAGCGCCGGCTCGCCTCCGCGGCGCTGCTCGAGCGGGCCGAGAGCGCCGAGCGCACCCGCGAGGAGGAGACCCTGCGGCGCGTCGGCGAGGAGCGGCTACGGATCGCGCGCGACGTCCACGACGTCGTCGCCCACGCCATGGTCGCCATCAACGTGCAAGCCGGCGTCGGCGCCCACCTGCTCGACCGCGACCCCGAGCAGGCCCGTGCCACGCTGCGCGACATCAAGAAGGTCAGCGGCGACGCGCTCGGCGACCTGCGCTCGATGCTGGGTCTGCTGCGACAGCAGGACGACGAGCCCGGGGCCCCCGTCGTACCCACGCAGGGGCTGCGCGAGATCGACGACCTGCGCGAGGGCCTGGCCTCGGCCGGGGTCGACCTCGACCTGAGCATCGACGCCTCCGCCGACCTGCTGCCGGCGGCCGTCGGGTCCACCGGCTACCGGATCGTGCAGGAGGCACTGACCAACGTGATGCGGCACGTCGGCCCCACGTCGGCCCGGGTGCGCGTCACGCGCGACGACGACGGGATCGCCCAGGTGGTCCGGATCGAGGTCGAGGACGACGGCGTGACGGAGCCCCGGACCGGCACCCTGGCCGGCACCCTCGTCGGCGCCGGGTCGGGCAACGGTCTGCGGGGCATGCGTGAGCGCGCAGCCGCGGTGGGCGGCTCGCTCGAGGCCGGGCCGCGGGCTGGCGGTGGCTGGCGGGTCTCGGCCACCCTCCCGATCGGGGCGCCATGA
- a CDS encoding DUF885 domain-containing protein — MTSTDPSQTASADLADLAQAFWDHYLESNPTEAHLLGVYRYAAFFEDASRDAEDRRIEALRTFAADAEAIDPGGLSEQEKVTRLVLESTATGTADRLQTRLAELHADPIFGPQVELPIITPMLSLPDATVAEALVDKLHGAARWLTEQGDRLREGLAAGRVSPAFAVEGAISQLEEQLAAPLSDDAVLGALPAAPGGIDEAAWRGRLEKAVEAALRPAMASYRDALAATLGSARADDKPGLCWLEDGEASYAAMLRYSTTTSMSAQEIHDLGLATVAKLADEYRELGPEVVGTDDLAQIFEAMRTDPQLHFERSEQLVEASEVAMARAWDAMPAWFEVLPQAPCAVKATPSGAKAYYFPPAADGSRGGTFFINTGDPASWGTFELESMAFHEGIPGHHLQLTIAAELQGVPEFRKHIHNNAYAEGWGLYTERLADEMGLYSTAVDRMGMFAADSMRACRLVVDTGLHALGWSREQAVTYMVDNSPLADSMVRPEIDRYITNPGQATGYMVGRVEIERIRAAAEARQGSAFDIKRFHSAVLDQGSLPLGVLDEVVTARLP; from the coding sequence ATGACCTCGACCGACCCGTCGCAGACCGCCAGCGCCGACCTCGCCGACCTGGCCCAGGCGTTCTGGGACCACTACCTGGAGTCCAACCCGACCGAGGCGCACCTGCTCGGTGTCTACCGCTACGCCGCGTTCTTCGAGGACGCCAGCCGCGACGCCGAGGACCGCAGGATCGAGGCCCTGCGCACCTTCGCCGCCGACGCCGAGGCGATCGACCCGGGTGGCCTGAGCGAGCAGGAGAAGGTGACCCGCCTGGTGCTCGAGAGCACCGCGACCGGCACCGCCGACCGGCTGCAGACCCGGCTGGCCGAGCTGCACGCCGACCCGATCTTCGGCCCCCAGGTCGAGCTGCCGATCATCACGCCGATGCTGAGCCTGCCCGACGCGACGGTCGCCGAGGCCCTGGTCGACAAGCTCCACGGCGCCGCCCGCTGGCTGACCGAGCAGGGCGACCGGTTGCGCGAGGGCCTGGCCGCCGGCCGGGTCTCCCCCGCCTTCGCCGTCGAGGGCGCGATCTCCCAGCTCGAGGAGCAGCTCGCGGCGCCCCTGTCCGACGACGCCGTGCTGGGCGCGCTGCCTGCGGCCCCGGGCGGCATCGACGAGGCCGCCTGGCGGGGCCGACTCGAGAAGGCCGTCGAGGCCGCGCTGCGCCCCGCGATGGCGTCGTACCGTGACGCGCTGGCCGCCACGCTCGGCTCGGCCCGGGCCGACGACAAGCCCGGGCTGTGCTGGCTCGAGGACGGCGAGGCGTCCTACGCCGCGATGCTGCGCTACTCGACCACCACGTCGATGAGCGCCCAGGAGATCCACGACCTCGGCCTGGCGACGGTGGCCAAGCTCGCGGACGAGTACCGCGAGCTCGGGCCCGAGGTCGTCGGCACCGACGACCTCGCCCAGATCTTCGAGGCGATGCGCACCGACCCCCAGCTCCACTTCGAGCGCAGCGAGCAGCTCGTCGAGGCCTCCGAGGTCGCGATGGCCCGTGCCTGGGACGCGATGCCCGCGTGGTTCGAGGTGCTGCCGCAGGCGCCCTGTGCGGTCAAGGCGACGCCGTCGGGCGCCAAGGCCTACTACTTCCCGCCGGCCGCCGACGGCTCGCGCGGCGGCACCTTCTTCATCAACACCGGCGACCCGGCCTCGTGGGGCACCTTCGAGCTCGAGTCGATGGCCTTCCACGAGGGCATCCCCGGTCACCACCTCCAGCTGACGATCGCCGCCGAGCTCCAGGGCGTCCCGGAGTTCCGCAAGCACATCCACAACAACGCCTACGCCGAGGGCTGGGGCCTCTACACCGAGCGCCTGGCCGACGAGATGGGCCTCTACAGCACCGCCGTCGACCGGATGGGCATGTTCGCCGCCGACTCGATGCGTGCCTGCCGCCTCGTGGTCGACACCGGGCTGCACGCGCTCGGCTGGTCGCGCGAGCAGGCGGTGACCTACATGGTCGACAACTCCCCGCTCGCCGACTCGATGGTCCGGCCCGAGATCGACCGCTACATCACCAACCCCGGTCAGGCCACCGGCTACATGGTCGGCCGGGTCGAGATCGAGCGGATCCGCGCGGCCGCCGAGGCCCGCCAGGGCTCGGCGTTCGACATCAAGAGGTTCCACTCCGCCGTGCTCGACCAGGGCTCGCTCCCCCTGGGCGTGCTGGACGAGGTGGTCACGGCGCGCCTGCCGTGA
- the trpS gene encoding tryptophan--tRNA ligase, translating into MTTRTLSLLAPSGRLTLGSHLGALRPMRERQGDAFYGIADLHALTTDHDPRLLRAHTDEMAALFLAVGLGDATLFRQSHVPTHAQLAYLLECVATTGELGRMIQYREKSRAGESTRASLMTYPALMAADILLYRTQSVPVGEDQKQHVELTRDLALRFNRRYGEVFVVPEVVTASDGSARVMDLLHPTRKMSKSADAAGSILLLDPPDVVRRKVARAVTDSDVGPDAVRRDREAKPGVTNLLAVLEALGGSADGLTTYGALKRAVTDAVVAELEPIQARYAELVRDPAQVAAAFGRGAERALAVTEPVLAAATAAIGL; encoded by the coding sequence ATGACCACCCGCACCCTCTCCCTGCTGGCCCCCTCGGGACGGCTCACCCTCGGCAGCCACCTCGGCGCGCTGCGCCCGATGCGCGAGCGCCAGGGCGACGCCTTCTACGGCATCGCCGACCTGCACGCCCTGACCACCGACCACGACCCACGGCTGCTGCGTGCCCACACCGACGAGATGGCGGCCCTCTTCCTCGCCGTCGGCCTCGGGGACGCGACGCTGTTCCGACAGAGCCACGTGCCGACCCACGCGCAGCTGGCCTACCTGCTGGAGTGCGTCGCGACCACCGGCGAGCTCGGCCGGATGATCCAGTACCGCGAGAAGTCGCGGGCCGGTGAGTCCACGCGGGCCTCGCTGATGACCTACCCGGCGCTCATGGCCGCCGACATCCTGCTCTACCGCACGCAGTCGGTCCCGGTCGGCGAGGACCAGAAGCAGCACGTCGAGCTCACCCGCGACCTCGCGCTGCGGTTCAACCGGCGCTACGGCGAGGTCTTCGTGGTGCCCGAGGTCGTGACGGCGTCCGACGGCAGCGCGCGGGTGATGGACCTGCTCCACCCGACCCGCAAGATGTCGAAGTCGGCCGACGCAGCGGGCTCGATCCTGCTGCTCGACCCGCCGGACGTCGTACGCCGCAAGGTGGCGCGGGCGGTGACCGACAGCGACGTCGGGCCGGACGCCGTACGCCGCGACCGCGAGGCCAAGCCGGGCGTCACCAACCTGCTGGCGGTCCTCGAGGCGCTGGGCGGGTCGGCCGACGGCCTGACGACGTACGGCGCCCTCAAGCGCGCGGTGACCGACGCGGTGGTGGCCGAGCTCGAGCCGATCCAGGCGCGGTACGCCGAGCTGGTGCGGGACCCGGCGCAGGTGGCCGCGGCGTTCGGCCGCGGCGCGGAGCGCGCCCTGGCGGTGACGGAGCCGGTCCTGGCGGCCGCCACGGCGGCCATCGGTCTCTGA
- a CDS encoding MMPL family transporter, whose protein sequence is MTTTAPPTSRSRRLLLALHDHPRRALVAVFLFVVVAGALGGPVAGALDSDGGFAPADSDSARAAERIEAATGLESSPGLVVLVDGTDRARGDAVADRLAGVPGVAGAVAAGRARDASSSLVLGTIEASAASEDVAADAIDAFDGEDDVSVGGGAVAGMQIGDQVGEDLSRAELLAFPVLLLLSLLIFGGRAALLPLVVGITTVLGTFLALSGINQVYGLSVFALNLVIGLGLGLAIDYTLFLLTRYREELAEQGPTREAVLTTMATAGRTVAFSAATVAVALVTLTVFPLGFLKSMGIAGAVVAVVAAVASLVITPAILGLWGAKLARRRTASGSEGRWYRLSHAVMRRPGAVAAVTAVVMLALAAPALRAEWSPIDATAVPEDLSARVVSDALAAQYDGTGSTPVTVAVTGDEAGASTLADGAATLPGVVEATPAQRLDATTWQVDLTVSGDAAGDDARRVVGEVRDLADATGTDALVAGPAAEFVDQQDAIGSSLPLAVALLVLLTLLVLWLMTGSVVLPVKAVVMNALTVGVSLGALTWVYQDGRFTGLLGYTPNGGVEPTDFLVAAALVFALSTDYGVFLLGRIKEARDAGLGERESVATGLGRTGSVVTAAAILLAVAIGAFSTSEISFIQQIGIATAVGVLVDAFVVRSLLVPALMGLLGKWNWWSPMWLRRLHDRIGFSEGGAHPAAYGETEPARTP, encoded by the coding sequence ATGACCACCACGGCCCCTCCCACCTCCCGCTCCCGGCGACTGCTCCTCGCCCTCCACGACCACCCACGGCGTGCCCTCGTGGCCGTCTTCCTCTTCGTCGTCGTCGCCGGTGCCCTCGGCGGCCCGGTGGCCGGGGCGCTCGACAGCGACGGTGGCTTCGCCCCGGCCGACTCCGACTCGGCCCGCGCGGCCGAGCGGATCGAGGCCGCCACCGGCCTCGAGAGCTCCCCCGGCCTCGTCGTCCTGGTCGACGGCACCGACCGGGCCCGGGGCGACGCGGTGGCCGACCGACTGGCCGGCGTACCCGGGGTGGCCGGGGCCGTCGCCGCCGGCCGGGCCCGCGACGCCAGCTCCTCGCTCGTCCTGGGGACGATCGAGGCGAGCGCCGCCAGCGAGGACGTCGCCGCCGACGCGATCGACGCCTTCGATGGTGAGGACGACGTCTCCGTCGGGGGCGGCGCCGTGGCCGGGATGCAGATCGGGGACCAGGTCGGTGAGGACCTGAGCCGCGCCGAGCTGCTCGCCTTCCCCGTCCTGCTGCTGCTCTCGCTGCTGATCTTCGGCGGCCGCGCCGCCCTGCTGCCGCTGGTCGTCGGGATCACCACCGTCCTCGGCACGTTCCTCGCCCTGTCCGGCATCAACCAGGTCTACGGTCTCAGCGTCTTCGCGCTCAACCTCGTGATCGGGCTCGGTCTCGGCCTGGCCATCGACTACACGCTGTTCCTGCTCACCCGCTACCGCGAGGAGCTCGCCGAGCAGGGCCCGACCCGGGAGGCCGTGCTGACCACGATGGCCACCGCCGGACGCACCGTGGCCTTCTCGGCCGCCACCGTCGCCGTCGCGCTGGTCACCCTCACCGTGTTCCCGCTCGGCTTCCTGAAGTCGATGGGCATCGCCGGCGCGGTCGTCGCGGTCGTCGCCGCCGTCGCCTCGTTGGTCATCACCCCGGCGATCCTCGGGCTCTGGGGCGCCAAGCTGGCCCGTCGTCGTACGGCGTCGGGGTCCGAGGGCCGCTGGTACCGCCTGTCGCACGCCGTGATGCGCCGCCCCGGCGCGGTCGCCGCGGTCACCGCCGTCGTGATGCTCGCCCTCGCCGCTCCCGCACTGCGCGCCGAGTGGTCCCCCATCGACGCGACCGCCGTCCCCGAGGACCTCAGCGCCCGGGTCGTGTCCGACGCCCTCGCCGCGCAGTACGACGGCACCGGCAGCACCCCGGTGACCGTGGCGGTCACCGGCGACGAGGCCGGGGCGAGCACCCTCGCCGACGGTGCGGCGACCCTGCCCGGGGTCGTCGAGGCGACCCCGGCGCAACGGCTCGACGCGACCACGTGGCAGGTCGACCTCACCGTCTCCGGCGACGCCGCCGGCGACGACGCCCGGCGGGTCGTGGGCGAGGTGCGCGACCTGGCCGACGCGACCGGGACCGACGCCCTGGTCGCCGGACCCGCGGCCGAGTTCGTCGACCAGCAGGACGCCATCGGCTCGAGCCTGCCGCTCGCGGTCGCGCTGCTGGTGCTGCTGACCCTGCTGGTGCTGTGGCTGATGACCGGCTCGGTCGTGCTGCCGGTCAAGGCCGTCGTGATGAACGCGCTCACCGTCGGGGTGTCCCTCGGCGCCCTGACCTGGGTCTACCAGGACGGCCGGTTCACCGGTCTGCTGGGCTACACACCCAACGGCGGCGTCGAGCCGACCGACTTCCTGGTCGCCGCCGCCCTCGTCTTCGCCCTGTCCACCGACTACGGCGTCTTCCTGCTCGGCCGGATCAAGGAGGCCCGCGACGCGGGGCTCGGCGAGCGCGAGTCGGTGGCCACGGGCCTGGGTCGCACCGGAAGCGTGGTCACGGCCGCCGCGATCCTGCTGGCCGTCGCGATCGGGGCGTTCAGCACCAGCGAGATCTCCTTCATCCAGCAGATCGGGATCGCCACCGCCGTCGGCGTGCTGGTCGACGCGTTCGTCGTCCGCTCGCTCCTGGTGCCCGCCCTGATGGGCCTGCTGGGCAAGTGGAACTGGTGGTCCCCGATGTGGCTGCGCCGCCTCCACGACCGGATCGGCTTCAGCGAGGGCGGCGCCCACCCGGCGGCGTACGGCGAGACCGAGCCGGCACGTACTCCCTGA
- a CDS encoding TetR/AcrR family transcriptional regulator translates to MPEPAPPSKAEQTRATIGDAAMRLFRREGYDKTTMRAIAREAGVSVGNAYYYFSSKEHLIQAFYDGMQVEHAEAAVAVLEREKDFEARLRGVLEAWLDVAAPNHEFAGQFFKNAADPDSPLSPFSAESAPAREASTDLYRRVVEGADVKLAPALRRELPGLLWLLQMGVVLFWVHDKSPDQARTRALVAQGAPIVDRLVRLARLPVVRGIVDDLVRVIGSLRES, encoded by the coding sequence GTGCCGGAACCTGCTCCCCCCAGCAAGGCTGAGCAGACCCGGGCCACCATCGGCGACGCGGCGATGCGGCTGTTCCGCCGCGAGGGCTACGACAAGACGACGATGCGCGCGATCGCCCGGGAGGCCGGGGTCTCGGTCGGCAACGCCTACTACTACTTCTCCTCCAAGGAACACCTGATCCAGGCGTTCTACGACGGGATGCAGGTCGAGCACGCCGAGGCGGCCGTCGCGGTGCTGGAGCGCGAGAAGGACTTCGAGGCGCGGCTGCGCGGCGTCCTCGAGGCGTGGCTCGACGTGGCGGCGCCCAACCACGAGTTCGCCGGTCAGTTCTTCAAGAACGCCGCCGACCCCGACAGCCCGCTGTCGCCGTTCAGCGCGGAGTCGGCCCCCGCGCGCGAGGCCAGCACCGACCTCTACCGCCGCGTCGTCGAGGGCGCCGACGTCAAGCTCGCGCCGGCGTTGCGTCGCGAGCTGCCGGGGCTGCTGTGGTTGCTGCAGATGGGCGTCGTGCTGTTCTGGGTGCACGACAAGTCGCCCGACCAGGCCCGCACCCGTGCCCTCGTCGCCCAGGGCGCCCCGATCGTCGACCGCCTGGTGCGACTCGCGCGGCTGCCCGTCGTCCGCGGCATCGTCGACGACCTGGTCCGGGTCATCGGCAGCCTCCGGGAGTCCTGA
- the proC gene encoding pyrroline-5-carboxylate reductase, with product MSTEHRTAVIGAGVMGETLLSGLVRAGRRVDQLLVGEKRAERARELEERYGVAVVSNVDAAARADTLALVVKPQDMGDVLGEIAGVLRPGQLVVSLAAGITTAFIESRVPAGVAVVRVMPNTPALVDEGMAAISPGSHCSDEHLAEAEALLASVGRVIRIPERQQDAVTAISGSGPAYIFFVVESMIEAGVHLGLPRSTSSELVIQTLVGSAKMLRETGTHPAVLREQVTSPGGTTASALRELEIHRVRAAFLAAMEAARNRSRELAEGQ from the coding sequence ATGAGCACCGAGCACCGCACCGCCGTGATCGGCGCCGGCGTCATGGGGGAGACCCTCCTGTCGGGTCTGGTCCGCGCCGGTCGTCGCGTCGACCAGCTCCTCGTGGGCGAGAAGCGCGCCGAGCGGGCGCGCGAGCTCGAGGAGCGCTACGGCGTCGCCGTCGTCTCCAACGTCGACGCAGCAGCCCGGGCCGACACCCTGGCGCTGGTCGTCAAGCCGCAGGACATGGGCGACGTCCTCGGCGAGATCGCCGGGGTGCTGCGCCCCGGCCAGCTCGTCGTCTCGCTCGCCGCCGGCATCACGACCGCCTTCATCGAGTCCCGGGTGCCCGCGGGGGTCGCGGTCGTGCGGGTCATGCCCAACACCCCGGCGCTCGTCGACGAGGGGATGGCGGCGATCTCGCCCGGGTCCCACTGCTCCGACGAGCACCTCGCCGAGGCCGAGGCGCTGCTGGCCTCGGTCGGTCGCGTCATCCGGATCCCCGAGCGTCAGCAGGACGCCGTCACCGCGATCTCCGGGTCGGGACCGGCCTACATCTTCTTCGTCGTCGAGTCGATGATCGAGGCCGGCGTCCACCTCGGGCTGCCGCGGTCGACCTCCTCCGAGCTCGTCATCCAGACCCTCGTCGGGTCGGCCAAGATGCTCCGCGAGACCGGCACCCACCCCGCCGTCCTGCGCGAGCAGGTGACCTCGCCGGGCGGCACGACCGCCTCGGCCCTGCGCGAGCTCGAGATCCACCGGGTGCGCGCGGCGTTCCTGGCCGCGATGGAGGCGGCCCGCAACCGGTCGCGGGAGCTGGCCGAGGGGCAGTGA
- a CDS encoding DCC1-like thiol-disulfide oxidoreductase family protein — protein MTSTLTVLYDAGCPLCSRFRDWLVVQPALVPVRLVPAGSAEARALFPSLDHSRTLREITVVGDDGAVWTQEHAWVMCLWATRRFRPLAERLARPGWLPLARGAAATAAGVRVLMGGGGDGYPGACAGTCSPQQG, from the coding sequence ATGACGTCCACCCTCACGGTCCTCTACGACGCCGGGTGCCCGCTCTGCTCGCGCTTCCGCGACTGGCTGGTCGTCCAGCCGGCCCTGGTGCCGGTGCGGCTGGTGCCGGCAGGGTCGGCCGAGGCACGGGCCCTGTTCCCGTCGCTCGACCACTCCCGCACGCTGCGCGAGATCACCGTGGTCGGTGACGACGGGGCGGTGTGGACCCAGGAGCACGCCTGGGTGATGTGCCTGTGGGCGACCCGGCGGTTCCGTCCCCTGGCCGAGCGGCTCGCCCGTCCGGGCTGGCTCCCGCTCGCACGCGGCGCGGCGGCCACCGCGGCCGGCGTACGGGTTCTGATGGGGGGAGGTGGCGATGGCTACCCTGGCGCCTGTGCCGGAACCTGCTCCCCCCAGCAAGGCTGA
- a CDS encoding proline dehydrogenase family protein — MSLLRQPILLLSRSGGVKKLVSTLPVTSGIVTGYVPGETTTDAVDATAGLVEDGLAVTLDFLGEDTLDVEQAEATVTAYVELLKDLADRGLARHAEVSVKLSAIGQALPDVGDKVALENARTICRAARNAGTTVTLDMEDHTTTDRTLAVLRDLRKDFPETGAVLQAYLHRTEADCRALAHEGSRVRLCKGAYNEPDEVAFQDKIDVDKSYVRCLKALLSGSGYPMIATHDPRMIAIAASLASRYGRSPGTYEYQMLYGIRPDEQRRLASAGETVRVYVPYGQEWYGYLMRRLAERPQNLTFFLRSLVSKK; from the coding sequence ATGTCCCTGCTCCGCCAGCCGATCCTGCTGCTCAGCCGCAGCGGCGGCGTCAAGAAGCTCGTCAGCACGCTCCCCGTCACCTCGGGCATCGTGACCGGCTACGTCCCGGGGGAGACCACGACCGACGCGGTCGACGCGACCGCGGGCCTGGTCGAGGACGGCCTCGCCGTCACCCTCGACTTCCTGGGCGAGGACACCCTCGACGTGGAGCAGGCCGAGGCCACCGTGACGGCCTACGTCGAGCTCCTCAAGGACCTCGCCGACCGGGGGCTGGCGCGGCACGCCGAGGTGTCGGTCAAGCTGTCGGCGATCGGTCAGGCGCTGCCCGACGTGGGCGACAAGGTCGCCCTCGAGAACGCCCGCACCATCTGCCGGGCGGCGCGCAACGCCGGCACCACGGTCACCCTCGACATGGAGGACCACACCACGACCGACCGGACCCTCGCGGTGCTGCGCGACCTGCGCAAGGACTTCCCCGAGACCGGAGCCGTCCTCCAGGCCTACCTGCACCGCACCGAGGCCGACTGTCGGGCGCTGGCCCACGAGGGGTCACGGGTGCGGCTGTGCAAGGGCGCCTACAACGAGCCCGACGAGGTCGCGTTCCAGGACAAGATCGACGTCGACAAGTCCTACGTGCGCTGCCTCAAGGCGCTGCTGAGCGGGTCCGGCTATCCCATGATCGCCACCCACGACCCGCGGATGATCGCGATCGCGGCGTCCCTGGCCAGCCGCTACGGCCGCTCGCCGGGCACCTACGAGTACCAGATGCTCTACGGCATCCGGCCCGACGAGCAGCGCCGGCTGGCCTCGGCCGGCGAGACCGTGCGCGTCTACGTGCCCTACGGCCAGGAGTGGTACGGCTACCTCATGCGTCGCCTCGCCGAGCGCCCGCAGAACCTCACCTTCTTCCTCCGCTCGCTGGTGTCGAAGAAGTAG